Proteins encoded by one window of Nitrincola iocasae:
- the pstA gene encoding phosphate ABC transporter permease PstA — translation MLLLSLMLVAALLLLIGTQGLSHFWPEAGEPQRLVRFLQNIWLFLSEPPRENNQAGGIFPALFGTITMVFLMTLLVTPIGVLAAIYLSEYARQNLMTRVLRIAIYNLAGVPSIVFGVFGLVFFVYILGGSVDKLFYSEQLPTPTYGTPGLIWVSLTLALLTLPVVIVATEEGLSRIPKDYRSGCLALGATQTEMLWRVVLPMTTPAILTGIILAIARAAGEVAPLMLVGVVRTASQLPIDTTFPYLHLDRNVMHLGYHIFDVGMQSPAGSDVMPLVFAAALILVTLVITLNLTAIIIRQRLRQRFRQFTRHH, via the coding sequence ATGCTGCTGCTGTCACTGATGCTGGTAGCCGCGCTGTTACTGTTGATCGGCACCCAGGGGCTTAGCCATTTCTGGCCAGAGGCTGGCGAGCCACAACGACTGGTGCGTTTCCTACAAAATATCTGGCTGTTTCTCAGTGAACCGCCGCGTGAAAATAATCAGGCGGGGGGTATTTTTCCAGCCCTGTTTGGCACCATAACCATGGTTTTCCTGATGACTCTGCTTGTAACTCCCATCGGTGTTCTGGCCGCCATCTACCTGAGCGAATATGCTCGTCAAAACCTTATGACCCGCGTGTTACGAATTGCCATTTATAACTTGGCTGGTGTGCCATCGATTGTCTTTGGTGTTTTCGGCCTGGTGTTCTTCGTTTACATTTTAGGGGGGTCTGTAGATAAGCTGTTTTACTCTGAACAGCTGCCCACCCCCACCTATGGCACACCGGGTCTCATTTGGGTATCACTGACACTGGCATTGTTGACGCTACCCGTAGTAATAGTAGCAACCGAAGAAGGCCTATCACGTATCCCCAAAGATTATCGTAGTGGTTGCCTGGCGTTGGGTGCCACTCAGACAGAAATGCTATGGCGGGTGGTGTTACCCATGACAACCCCCGCTATTCTGACCGGTATCATCCTGGCAATTGCCAGAGCGGCTGGCGAGGTCGCTCCGCTGATGCTGGTAGGAGTGGTCCGTACAGCGTCACAACTTCCGATTGATACAACCTTTCCCTATCTGCATCTGGATCGTAATGTGATGCATCTGGGCTATCATATTTTCGATGTCGGCATGCAAAGCCCGGCGGGAAGTGATGTTATGCCACTGGTGTTTGCCGCCGCCCTGATTCTGGTCACACTGGTTATTACGCTGAATCTTACTGCTATTATTATCCGTCAGCGCCTACGCCAGCGTTTTCGCCAATTCACCCGTCATCATTGA
- the pstB gene encoding phosphate ABC transporter ATP-binding protein PstB — translation MQPAKIEITDLSLRFGDRTVLEQINLHLPAHQVTAFIGASGCGKSTLLKCINRLNDLNELCHTLGSVYLDGEDIYQKYYDLPELRRRVGMVFQTPNPFPMSIYDNVVFGLRLLGVRKRHKLHEVAERSLRQAALWDEVKDQLNRNANELSGGQQQRLVIARALAVEPDVLMLDEPASALDPISTLKIEELITELKQSYTIVLVTHNMHQAARVSDFTVFLDQGRILETGRTRDLFTNPHHKATEDYITGRYA, via the coding sequence ATGCAGCCAGCAAAAATAGAGATCACAGACTTAAGCCTGCGTTTTGGTGACCGGACCGTGCTGGAACAGATCAATCTGCACCTGCCTGCGCATCAGGTAACTGCTTTTATCGGCGCATCAGGTTGTGGTAAATCTACCCTATTGAAGTGCATCAACCGACTGAATGACCTGAATGAGCTTTGTCATACTCTAGGTTCCGTCTACCTTGATGGTGAAGATATTTATCAGAAGTATTACGATCTGCCTGAGCTAAGACGCCGGGTAGGCATGGTCTTCCAGACACCCAACCCCTTCCCTATGTCAATATATGACAATGTTGTATTTGGTCTGCGGCTGCTGGGTGTTCGTAAACGCCATAAATTACACGAGGTGGCTGAACGCTCATTGCGTCAGGCCGCGCTCTGGGATGAAGTCAAAGACCAGTTGAATCGAAATGCTAACGAACTTTCAGGTGGCCAACAGCAGCGTCTGGTGATTGCCAGAGCTCTCGCTGTGGAACCGGATGTGCTGATGCTGGATGAGCCTGCATCAGCACTGGATCCCATTTCCACGCTAAAAATTGAAGAGCTAATCACCGAACTGAAACAAAGCTATACTATTGTATTAGTGACACATAACATGCATCAGGCTGCCAGGGTTTCCGATTTCACTGTCTTTCTGGATCAGGGACGAATTTTGGAAACAGGTCGAACCCGAGACCTGTTCACCAATCCGCACCACAAGGCCACAGAGGATTACATCACCGGACGTTATGCCTGA
- the phoU gene encoding phosphate signaling complex protein PhoU produces the protein MQPQPEGFSRHISQQFNHELENIRTEMLAMGGIVERQVREAVRALTENNPQLAEESLQLDQQTNQMELSIDDQCTKTIAIRQPTASDLRLIVSISRSVSDLERIGDEASRICKHAIEIYNSGEKPQGYHEVRHISTLVTEMVSDVLTAFARRDLSMAYRVAKQDIRVDTEYRSAMRTLVTYMMEDPHSISVVLNIMWVLRSLERIGDHAHNLAEHLIYQVSGSDVRHQTLKSIKQALRDNSPDDELDLNPNSE, from the coding sequence ATGCAACCACAACCGGAAGGCTTTTCCCGCCATATTTCACAGCAATTCAACCATGAACTTGAAAACATCCGTACTGAAATGCTGGCCATGGGCGGTATCGTTGAGCGTCAAGTTCGTGAGGCAGTCAGAGCTCTGACTGAGAACAATCCTCAACTGGCGGAAGAATCCCTACAGTTGGATCAACAAACTAATCAAATGGAACTGAGTATAGATGATCAATGCACCAAAACAATTGCGATCCGACAGCCAACCGCCAGTGACCTGCGCTTAATTGTCTCGATCAGTCGCTCTGTCTCCGACCTAGAAAGAATCGGTGATGAGGCCAGCCGCATCTGCAAACATGCTATCGAAATCTATAATAGTGGAGAAAAACCTCAAGGCTACCATGAAGTGCGTCATATCAGTACGCTAGTCACAGAGATGGTCAGTGATGTACTCACCGCCTTTGCTCGTCGGGACCTATCCATGGCCTACCGTGTAGCCAAACAGGACATACGAGTCGACACAGAATACCGTTCTGCAATGCGCACTCTGGTGACCTATATGATGGAAGATCCGCACTCTATTTCTGTTGTGCTGAATATCATGTGGGTGTTACGGAGCCTGGAGCGGATCGGAGATCATGCCCACAATCTTGCTGAGCACCTTATCTATCAGGTCAGTGGATCTGATGTCCGCCACCAGACGCTGAAAAGCATCAAACAAGCACTGCGTGATAATTCACCAGATGATGAGCTGGACTTGAATCCAAACAGCGAGTAA
- a CDS encoding chorismate--pyruvate lyase family protein, with amino-acid sequence MARDKRYNQIYWQSIRRRPAIPMHWRPWLCERGSLTQKLRLACHNQLEVGLLRLTWAQPTRSEAKLLGIPQRQLALIREVHLLGAGVPWVFARSVIPARTLRGPDRRLLLLGNRSLGSLLFKDPAIRRGPLEVCRLQHQQNACWARRSVFQLSHGPLLVCEVFLPSMAEIPYPSLKIDKYV; translated from the coding sequence ATGGCAAGGGACAAGCGGTACAACCAGATTTACTGGCAATCAATCCGGCGACGCCCGGCCATACCTATGCACTGGCGTCCTTGGCTGTGTGAACGGGGTTCACTGACGCAGAAGTTGCGCCTAGCCTGCCACAATCAACTGGAGGTTGGCCTGCTCAGGTTAACTTGGGCACAACCAACCCGTTCAGAAGCCAAATTGCTGGGTATCCCTCAGCGACAACTGGCATTGATCCGTGAAGTACACCTGCTTGGAGCCGGTGTTCCCTGGGTATTTGCCCGCTCTGTTATCCCTGCGAGAACACTCAGAGGCCCTGATCGCCGCCTACTGTTACTCGGCAATCGTTCACTCGGTAGCCTGTTGTTCAAAGATCCAGCGATTCGCCGAGGGCCACTGGAGGTCTGCCGGTTACAGCATCAGCAGAATGCTTGCTGGGCACGTCGTTCGGTGTTCCAACTTAGCCATGGCCCCTTGCTGGTATGTGAAGTATTTTTGCCTTCTATGGCGGAAATTCCCTACCCTTCATTAAAAATCGACAAATATGTTTGA
- the ubiA gene encoding 4-hydroxybenzoate octaprenyltransferase has protein sequence MFDLTLNKAAVYIRLMRLNRPIGTLLLLWPTLWALWIASEGVPNPKLLIIFLLGVLLTRSAGCVINDFADRHIDGHVKRTATRPLATGAATAREAVVLFILLMLLAFGLVLFTNTLTLMMSFIGVALAFCYPFMKRYTHYPQIVLGAAFGWAIPMAFTAVTDSLPWIAWLLYLTKLIWTVAYDTQYAMVDRDDDLRIGVKSTAVRFGQADRLIIGCMQLTVLALLLYIGSMLQFSGWYYTGVAIAAGCFIYQQWLTLHRSRNDCFKAFLNNHLAELAVLVGIVLHYAA, from the coding sequence ATGTTTGACCTCACACTTAACAAAGCAGCCGTGTATATACGACTGATGCGTCTGAACCGTCCCATTGGTACCCTACTACTGCTTTGGCCGACACTCTGGGCACTGTGGATAGCCAGCGAAGGTGTACCCAATCCAAAATTGCTGATTATCTTTCTGCTGGGTGTATTACTAACCCGATCAGCCGGCTGCGTCATTAACGATTTCGCTGACCGGCATATTGACGGCCATGTCAAACGGACAGCTACCCGCCCTCTGGCAACAGGAGCCGCAACAGCTCGCGAAGCCGTAGTATTATTTATCCTGTTAATGCTACTTGCGTTCGGACTGGTGCTGTTCACTAATACCCTGACGCTGATGATGTCGTTTATTGGCGTGGCGCTGGCGTTCTGCTACCCCTTTATGAAACGCTATACCCATTACCCACAGATTGTATTGGGTGCCGCTTTCGGCTGGGCGATCCCGATGGCCTTCACGGCGGTGACCGACAGCCTGCCCTGGATTGCCTGGCTGCTTTACCTGACTAAACTTATCTGGACCGTAGCATACGACACTCAATATGCCATGGTGGACCGGGATGATGATCTGCGTATTGGTGTCAAGTCGACCGCCGTGCGCTTTGGTCAGGCTGACCGCCTGATTATCGGATGTATGCAACTGACAGTGCTTGCGCTACTGCTATATATAGGGTCAATGCTGCAGTTTTCTGGTTGGTACTACACGGGTGTTGCCATTGCCGCAGGCTGCTTTATCTACCAACAATGGTTAACCCTGCACCGCTCTCGCAACGACTGTTTCAAGGCATTTCTAAATAACCACCTGGCAGAGCTCGCCGTATTAGTGGGAATAGTGCTGCATTATGCCGCCTGA
- the phoB gene encoding phosphate regulon transcriptional regulator PhoB produces MSVAKRVLIVDDEAPIREMIAVALEMAGYDCIEAENAQQAHAAVLDQMPDMVLLDWMMPGTNGIDFARRLRRDETTANIPIIMLTAKSEEDNKVQGLEAGVDDYITKPFSPRELVARLKTVLRRTTPKGIEEPVTVDELTLDPVSHRVTSMAQSVDLGPTEFRLLQFFMTHPDRAYSRSQLLDMVWGGNVYVEERTVDVHIRRLRKALGGRHDYLIQTVRGTGYRFSTQGG; encoded by the coding sequence ATGTCAGTTGCCAAGCGTGTGCTGATCGTAGATGACGAGGCGCCCATCCGCGAAATGATTGCCGTTGCACTGGAAATGGCGGGGTATGATTGTATTGAAGCGGAAAATGCTCAACAAGCACATGCTGCCGTTCTGGATCAAATGCCCGACATGGTATTACTTGACTGGATGATGCCAGGCACCAATGGTATTGACTTTGCACGTCGCTTACGTCGTGATGAAACGACCGCCAATATACCTATTATTATGTTGACGGCCAAGTCTGAAGAAGACAACAAAGTACAGGGACTGGAAGCCGGTGTCGATGACTACATTACCAAGCCATTTTCGCCACGAGAGCTGGTGGCTCGGCTGAAAACCGTGTTGCGCCGGACCACGCCCAAAGGCATTGAGGAACCGGTCACCGTTGACGAACTAACATTAGACCCGGTCTCACATCGAGTAACTTCCATGGCACAGTCGGTTGATCTGGGTCCCACCGAGTTTCGTCTACTACAGTTTTTTATGACCCACCCTGATCGAGCCTATTCACGTAGTCAGTTGCTCGATATGGTCTGGGGCGGTAATGTATATGTTGAAGAGCGCACTGTCGATGTGCATATCCGACGACTGCGTAAGGCTCTGGGTGGCCGCCATGATTATCTTATTCAAACGGTGCGCGGTACAGGTTATCGTTTCTCAACCCAAGGCGGATGA
- the phoR gene encoding phosphate regulon sensor histidine kinase PhoR: MKSPFGIIYTLLLILLFAAVTGLLLGHFFPVLTLVLLVWSFYQAWLFTRSLRWIMNKDITEPPDLPGSWGDLLYNIYRKQKSSRDREQKLSAFIHRYQQSSAALEDCVVIIDTRDRLEWWNTAAERLLGLQPRVDKGKPILNLLRDPRFIRYYKKRNYHEPLELNSPLNDQITLQYHITLFGQGDRLLVARDISRLKKLEQTRQSFVSNASHELRTPLTVIRGYLETFLDQPLPSPILRGMKQMEQQTQRMEGLVRDMLMLSRLESTEHLTEDMPVDIQLMLKDIKRDALVLSGDKQHRISIEADPNYDLLGQDNELHSAFSNLVFNAIRYTPANSEIRIVWHTDAQGGYLSVYDNGPGIEAFHIPRLTERFYRVDESRASESGGTGLGLSIVKYVMVRHGGQLKIHSTLGKGSCFSCHFPADMLTTLEKLAAATDNA, translated from the coding sequence ATGAAATCGCCCTTTGGCATCATCTACACGCTACTGCTGATTCTGCTGTTTGCAGCCGTTACAGGTCTGCTACTGGGCCATTTTTTTCCAGTGCTGACATTGGTACTGCTGGTGTGGAGTTTTTACCAGGCCTGGCTGTTTACACGTTCTCTTCGTTGGATTATGAACAAAGACATAACCGAACCCCCTGACTTACCCGGCAGTTGGGGCGACTTGCTCTACAACATTTACCGTAAACAAAAAAGCAGTCGCGACCGGGAGCAAAAACTGAGTGCGTTCATTCACCGTTACCAGCAGTCATCGGCCGCATTAGAGGATTGCGTCGTTATTATCGATACCAGGGACCGACTTGAATGGTGGAATACAGCCGCAGAAAGACTTCTCGGACTCCAGCCACGAGTCGACAAGGGAAAACCCATCCTCAACCTGTTGCGCGATCCACGTTTTATCCGTTACTACAAGAAACGTAACTACCACGAACCACTCGAACTCAACTCCCCGCTTAATGATCAGATCACACTACAATACCATATCACCCTGTTTGGCCAGGGTGATCGGCTGCTGGTTGCACGGGATATTTCCCGCCTGAAAAAACTGGAACAAACCCGTCAGAGCTTTGTATCCAACGCCTCTCATGAACTACGCACACCCTTAACTGTTATTCGTGGCTATCTGGAAACTTTTCTCGACCAACCCCTGCCCAGCCCTATATTGCGCGGCATGAAGCAGATGGAACAACAAACGCAACGCATGGAAGGGCTGGTCAGGGATATGCTCATGCTCTCACGCCTGGAGTCTACCGAACACCTGACCGAAGATATGCCGGTGGATATCCAGTTGATGCTGAAAGACATCAAACGTGATGCCCTGGTTCTCAGTGGGGACAAACAACACCGCATCAGTATTGAAGCTGATCCGAACTACGATCTGTTAGGCCAGGACAATGAATTACACAGTGCCTTCTCTAACCTGGTGTTCAATGCCATTCGCTATACCCCGGCAAACAGTGAAATCCGCATCGTCTGGCACACCGATGCCCAGGGCGGCTACCTGAGTGTATATGATAATGGCCCGGGCATTGAAGCCTTCCATATTCCACGCCTGACTGAACGCTTTTACCGGGTTGATGAAAGCAGAGCCAGTGAAAGTGGTGGTACAGGGCTCGGCTTATCTATCGTAAAATACGTGATGGTTCGCCATGGCGGCCAGCTTAAAATCCACAGCACCCTGGGGAAAGGCAGTTGCTTCAGCTGCCACTTTCCCGCCGATATGCTCACCACACTGGAAAAACTGGCGGCAGCAACCGATAATGCCTGA
- a CDS encoding NADP-dependent oxidoreductase has translation MYAIQIHAHEPDNLRYEAIDTPQPGPGEVLIRNQAAGVNPIDWKTCSGGGASGFIEAFPFIPGWEFSGVVEALGEGVSGYKPGDAVLGFVRFPHPAGCYAEQLCVPANQITLRPEGLDATTAAGLGLAGLTAWQSLFDKGQLQAGESVLILAGAGGVGHLAVQLAALKGAQVSATCSATNRDYLTSLGCHQVIDYRDLDMGTLASQFDLILDGVGGDTAIDALITLKPGGRMVTLPSVTAAQVSSAAEGSDIEVMTIRVEPNATQLGKLARLCANGQLKLKVAQVLPLQDAAQAHKLSASGHISGKLILQTG, from the coding sequence ATGTACGCTATCCAGATCCATGCTCATGAACCCGACAACCTGCGTTACGAAGCGATCGATACGCCACAACCTGGCCCTGGCGAAGTCCTGATCCGTAATCAGGCTGCCGGAGTGAATCCCATCGACTGGAAAACCTGTTCCGGTGGAGGAGCTTCCGGTTTTATTGAAGCCTTTCCCTTTATTCCGGGTTGGGAGTTCAGTGGTGTCGTGGAAGCTCTCGGCGAGGGTGTCAGCGGTTATAAACCAGGCGATGCCGTACTCGGGTTTGTGCGTTTTCCCCATCCGGCAGGCTGCTACGCTGAACAACTCTGTGTTCCCGCCAACCAGATTACCTTGCGACCAGAAGGTTTGGATGCCACCACCGCTGCCGGATTAGGACTGGCAGGTCTGACCGCCTGGCAGTCACTGTTTGATAAAGGCCAGTTGCAAGCTGGCGAGTCGGTGCTGATACTGGCCGGAGCGGGAGGCGTGGGTCATCTGGCCGTGCAACTGGCCGCGTTGAAAGGCGCTCAGGTCAGTGCCACCTGCTCTGCCACCAACCGAGACTACCTGACATCACTAGGCTGCCATCAGGTAATTGATTACCGTGACCTGGATATGGGTACGCTGGCAAGCCAGTTTGATCTGATTCTGGATGGGGTCGGGGGTGATACAGCTATTGATGCCTTGATTACCCTGAAACCAGGGGGTCGAATGGTTACCCTGCCCTCTGTAACAGCCGCGCAGGTCAGCAGCGCCGCCGAAGGCTCCGATATTGAGGTGATGACTATCCGGGTTGAACCCAATGCCACCCAGCTTGGCAAACTCGCCAGACTCTGTGCCAACGGTCAGCTAAAGCTGAAAGTGGCACAGGTACTGCCATTACAGGATGCCGCTCAAGCCCACAAGCTCAGTGCCAGTGGACATATCAGCGGTAAATTAATTCTGCAGACTGGCTGA
- a CDS encoding YjaG family protein — MSDIQQLEAQLGKMKSWQLTAFAAALTERMLPNFTLFSRLLEFGDAVQVRRILDGVWEHLSGGASMNFEVQLDHVEDNMPSLDEFDMYGAMPALDAVVALYSTLVCILESDPAEAANIADLSRECVATFIEVNEADPQLSDAELMRFIAAHDLMQDEDAFQEEVLERLQQQQQPNKVFIRELRELAGNQGVSNLGISDNE, encoded by the coding sequence ATGAGTGATATCCAGCAACTGGAAGCACAACTCGGCAAAATGAAATCCTGGCAGTTAACAGCGTTTGCGGCCGCGCTGACTGAACGCATGCTACCAAACTTCACTCTGTTTTCGAGGTTGTTGGAGTTTGGTGATGCCGTGCAGGTGCGGCGGATACTGGATGGTGTCTGGGAGCATCTTTCGGGCGGAGCTTCGATGAACTTTGAAGTCCAGCTGGATCATGTCGAAGACAATATGCCATCTCTGGATGAATTTGATATGTACGGCGCCATGCCTGCGCTGGATGCGGTGGTGGCACTTTACTCCACCCTGGTGTGTATCCTTGAGTCTGATCCAGCCGAGGCGGCCAATATTGCTGACTTGTCACGTGAGTGTGTTGCTACCTTTATTGAAGTTAATGAAGCGGATCCACAGCTGTCCGATGCTGAACTGATGCGCTTTATTGCCGCGCACGATTTGATGCAGGATGAAGACGCTTTTCAGGAAGAAGTGCTTGAGCGCTTGCAGCAACAGCAACAGCCCAATAAAGTGTTTATTCGCGAATTGCGTGAACTGGCGGGTAATCAGGGTGTCAGTAATCTGGGAATCAGTGATAACGAATAA
- the hexR gene encoding transcriptional regulator HexR, protein MNSFNLLKSIADSREKLRKSEQKVADFVLAQPSEVIHMRIVDLASEANVSEPTVVRFCRALNYDGFQDFKLTLAQGLASNASFEKFSMDTKDTVIEFKQKIFDSMIGNLINIREQLDPEILEEAIDALAKANRVEFYGFGASAPVCADAQHKFYRLMVSAAAYSDPHMQTISAVTLGLGDVVVAISQTGRTKDLLHTVKLVRETGATVITLCPGTTPLAELATIPIHVDVEEDKDLSTLMSSRVVHLVVIDILAVGVAMKLGPALFDHLKTIKRSLRSLRQNDRLMPTRRQADDND, encoded by the coding sequence TTGAACTCCTTCAATCTTCTCAAATCCATCGCTGATTCACGGGAAAAACTCCGTAAATCCGAACAGAAGGTGGCCGATTTTGTCCTGGCCCAGCCCAGTGAAGTAATTCATATGCGCATTGTTGATCTTGCCTCGGAGGCCAATGTCAGTGAGCCAACCGTGGTGCGTTTCTGCCGCGCACTCAACTACGATGGCTTTCAAGACTTCAAACTGACTCTCGCTCAGGGCTTAGCCAGCAATGCCAGCTTTGAAAAGTTCTCGATGGACACCAAGGATACGGTGATCGAGTTCAAGCAGAAAATCTTCGACTCGATGATTGGTAATCTGATCAATATCCGCGAGCAGCTTGACCCGGAAATACTTGAAGAAGCAATTGATGCTTTAGCAAAAGCCAATCGTGTCGAATTTTACGGTTTTGGTGCATCAGCACCCGTATGCGCCGATGCACAGCACAAATTCTATCGCCTGATGGTGTCTGCCGCCGCCTATTCGGATCCACACATGCAGACTATTTCAGCCGTCACTCTGGGGCTGGGAGATGTCGTTGTAGCCATCTCCCAGACAGGGCGCACCAAAGACCTGCTGCACACGGTAAAACTGGTGCGTGAAACCGGTGCCACCGTCATTACCCTCTGCCCAGGTACAACCCCTCTGGCTGAACTGGCCACCATCCCTATTCATGTCGATGTGGAAGAAGATAAAGACCTTAGCACGCTGATGTCCTCACGTGTCGTACACCTGGTAGTCATAGATATTCTCGCTGTCGGAGTTGCCATGAAGCTGGGCCCGGCCTTGTTTGATCACCTTAAGACCATCAAACGCAGCCTGCGTAGCCTGCGTCAGAATGACCGGCTGATGCCCACGCGTCGTCAAGCTGACGATAACGACTGA
- a CDS encoding PA3496 family putative envelope integrity protein — protein MLIRQEQDLDPIQTEVFDLLVGYDVEEKNRRKQTATRRLFEARRAIEKRREEAALAAFIDREKWFDEE, from the coding sequence ATGCTGATACGTCAGGAGCAGGACCTCGACCCCATTCAGACAGAAGTGTTTGATCTTCTGGTTGGCTATGATGTCGAGGAAAAAAACCGCCGCAAGCAAACTGCCACCCGTCGCCTGTTTGAAGCCCGCCGCGCTATAGAAAAGCGCCGAGAAGAAGCCGCCCTAGCTGCTTTCATAGATCGCGAAAAATGGTTCGACGAAGAATAG
- a CDS encoding TrkH family potassium uptake protein, translating to MKLFRPVLFVSGILSFIMVGLLLVPAFFALMTDDEEYSAFFLSSGLAALAGLLFMLPSYGHRFALNARQLYLLTSLSWLSLSFYGALPLMLSHHPLSLTDAVFEAVSGITTTGSTVMSSLDALPHSILLWRSMLQWVGGLGVIGMAVSILPFLQVGGMRLFQTESSDWSEKSLPRFHAMARSLLLVYLGVTLACALSYFAAGMTLFDAINHAMTTVSTGGYATDDRSMGRFSDGILWISVVFMLIGGMPFMLYIRFLNQPNLDVFRDQQAQGFLLLVLALVGLLTLQQLLTTERQPFEVLTHAAFNIVSVITTTGYASTDYTLWGYFSISFFFIVTFIGGCSGSTSGGMKIFRFQLSWLFLRDQMNKLVHPRGIFSIRFNGKAVADDIMVSAVAFSFLFFLILALATLALAATGLDFVTALSGAATALTNVGPGLGDMIGPAGNFAAVSDIGKWILGFTMILGRLELLTVMVLLTPVFWRG from the coding sequence ATGAAGCTATTCCGCCCGGTTCTTTTTGTCAGTGGCATACTGTCTTTCATCATGGTGGGGCTATTGCTCGTACCTGCGTTTTTTGCCCTGATGACCGATGATGAGGAGTACAGTGCTTTCTTTTTGTCATCAGGCCTGGCGGCCTTGGCGGGTTTACTGTTTATGCTGCCGAGCTATGGACACAGATTCGCACTGAATGCACGCCAGCTTTATCTGCTGACCAGTCTTAGTTGGCTGTCGCTTTCATTCTATGGTGCCCTGCCGCTGATGCTCAGTCACCACCCTCTATCGCTGACCGATGCCGTGTTCGAAGCCGTGTCCGGTATTACTACAACCGGATCGACAGTGATGTCCAGTTTAGACGCACTGCCACACTCCATCTTACTCTGGCGTTCCATGCTGCAGTGGGTCGGCGGTCTGGGTGTAATAGGCATGGCGGTTTCGATCCTGCCTTTTTTGCAAGTCGGTGGCATGCGTCTGTTCCAGACAGAGTCTTCCGATTGGTCAGAAAAATCCTTACCACGCTTTCATGCGATGGCCCGTAGCCTGTTACTAGTCTATCTTGGTGTTACCTTGGCTTGCGCACTTTCCTATTTTGCCGCTGGCATGACACTGTTCGATGCGATCAATCACGCCATGACCACTGTATCCACCGGGGGTTACGCCACCGATGATCGCTCCATGGGGCGTTTCAGCGATGGCATTTTATGGATCTCTGTTGTGTTCATGCTGATTGGGGGTATGCCTTTTATGCTGTATATCCGCTTTTTGAACCAGCCTAACCTGGATGTATTCAGGGATCAGCAGGCACAGGGGTTCCTGTTGCTGGTACTGGCTCTGGTCGGATTGCTCACACTGCAACAACTGCTGACCACGGAACGTCAGCCCTTTGAAGTGCTGACCCACGCGGCTTTCAATATCGTATCAGTGATCACGACCACCGGTTATGCTTCGACAGATTACACACTATGGGGTTATTTCAGCATCAGCTTTTTCTTTATTGTGACCTTTATTGGCGGCTGCTCGGGGTCCACCAGTGGTGGAATGAAAATTTTCCGTTTCCAGCTGTCCTGGCTGTTCTTGCGTGATCAAATGAATAAGCTCGTACACCCGCGTGGGATATTTTCTATCCGATTCAACGGCAAAGCGGTAGCAGACGACATCATGGTGTCGGCCGTAGCCTTTTCGTTTCTGTTTTTTTTGATATTAGCACTGGCCACACTGGCACTAGCTGCAACCGGGCTGGATTTTGTAACCGCACTCAGTGGCGCAGCTACAGCCCTAACCAATGTGGGTCCCGGCCTGGGTGACATGATCGGACCGGCTGGAAACTTTGCAGCCGTATCCGACATTGGCAAATGGATTCTCGGCTTCACCATGATATTAGGACGGCTTGAACTGCTGACGGTCATGGTACTACTAACACCCGTATTCTGGAGAGGTTAG